From Pirellulales bacterium, the proteins below share one genomic window:
- a CDS encoding zincin-like metallopeptidase domain-containing protein: MEHAERFFANTKADIRYGGNRAYYANEADYVRMPPFETFRDAESHAATLGHELTHWTKHASRLNRDLGRKKWGDEGYAMEELVAELASAFLCADLSITPEVREDHASYIHKWLKVLKDDKRAVFSAASLASQAADFLHGLQPQSVE, translated from the coding sequence ATCGAACACGCCGAGCGGTTCTTTGCCAACACTAAGGCAGACATTCGTTACGGCGGAAACCGTGCTTACTACGCGAACGAGGCCGACTATGTCCGGATGCCGCCCTTCGAGACGTTTAGGGATGCCGAAAGCCACGCCGCCACGCTGGGCCATGAATTGACGCATTGGACCAAGCACGCTTCACGACTCAATCGCGACCTCGGCCGCAAGAAATGGGGCGACGAAGGTTATGCGATGGAGGAGTTGGTTGCCGAACTCGCGAGCGCCTTCCTTTGTGCTGATCTTTCGATCACGCCGGAAGTTCGCGAAGACCACGCCAGCTATATCCACAAATGGCTGAAAGTTTTGAAGGACGACAAACGGGCCGTGTTCTCCGCCGCATCACTGGCGAGCCAAGCCGCTGACTTTCTGCACGGCTTGCAACCGCAGTCCGTCGAATGA
- a CDS encoding MJ0042-type zinc finger domain-containing protein, translating to MYYVICPTCQAKVEIPADAVGPDRADLYNVVHCDDCNTGFDYDDENVIEEPEPTDPAG from the coding sequence ATGTACTACGTCATTTGTCCGACCTGCCAGGCAAAAGTTGAGATCCCCGCTGATGCCGTCGGCCCCGACCGCGCCGACCTATACAACGTCGTCCATTGCGACGATTGCAACACCGGCTTTGACTACGACGACGAAAACGTTATCGAGGAGCCGGAACCGACTGATCCGGCTGGATAA